GCGCTGCATTAAGCTTCTGGAGGAACAAGTCTGTCTAATTTTATGTCTTCTTATACAAGACATCAACATTATAGTCTGCTTCCTCCCAGCACTAGACACCACTGGAGGTATCATCTTAAAGCAGGAAATCAGAGAAGATCAGCACTAATGAGGTTTCTCAGCTACCTATTACCACATTTTTAAGAGAGACAGGTCTGTTCATGTACATTATTAATACACGATGGAGAAGACAGAAGgcttttttcttgattttagGCCTTGCTGATGGAGTAATGTCAACGCTCAGCGAGAGTTCTTTTTATTAGCAAAGACAAGAGCCTGCTACTCTAAACTGTCAGTGAAACAACACAACGGCAAGTTAAAGGCTCTCTGGCTCTCCCTGTGTTAATGAGACCAGCTACGTATCACAGCGCTCATTCACCATAAACAAATTGACAAATGCACTGAAATGCCTCTGCTATTGGTCTCAGCCAAACATACATCGTGGCTACTAATCTTCATTTGCTCGTGTAGAAGAGTTTTAAAGTCGTGCATTAAGTGCCTAGCAACCCAGTCCTCTCTCCTGGACAGTGACTGTCCCTCATTAATGATTACACTATTCATAAACCTCATAATTGCACAGCAGTGAAACTTAAACTACCATTCTCTCCTCTACAATATTAATAGAGCGCAATTAGTGACAAGCCTCTGTCCACAACAGCAACTGAAATCTGAGTTCACTCTGAAACACTTAGTTTAGACCTGAGTTAGgttatttttttgccttttcacaTTTCAGCTTCCAACTCAATATGCAGATAACCATTAAAAGTTGGTGAATATTTTCCTGTTCTTTAGGGGATCGGTCATTATTTGACTGTAATATTATATACAGAGTTCAGAATACTATGTAAATTGCTTAAAAGCATATCCAGGGTCTGCAGGGCATGAGCATGAACTATCCTTTATGATTCTTTACCCTCACACTGCATTCCTTCCCGTTaaggagttcttcctgccactgttacCTGATATaatatctgctgctgctcgtgtggGGATTCATGAATCCTTAATGTTCTCctaattcctgaatcgttgggtctctgaattaaagagtttagTCTACTAGACCTGCTaattatggaaagagtcttgagatatCATAACAGAAtgtaaaaaagcacaaatttgGGGAAAAGGTTTCTCTCCTCAACACTTTAATGGAACAGGCCACTTAAGCCAGTACAAGAGCCAATATTAATAATGGGTGTGCAATTATGTTTCATAAGTAATTTCAAGTACATTTTCAGTTCCTTACCTGCACGTTTTCTCTGAGGTCTGTGGCCTCCCTGAGGGGCTGGGTGGAGGCTCTGAAGAGCTCGTCCACTACCTTGATCCCTGTCGTCTTGGTGGTGGTGTACTCCCGGGCCTTCCTACCCTTCCTAACAGACAGACCCCTCTTATGAGCCTTTCCTCCACCTCGCCTGTTGGTGATGGCTACATGAACAAAGAGTGTGGTGTTAGGTAGGAACTCTCCTGTCAGAGACTGTAGGGGGACATGTCTATAGCCTGGCTGTAGGCACTCAAATGGGATGGTGTACTGGCCAATGAACTCGTCTCCAATGTAGTCGTCATCCAGCACCACAAAGCGCAGAACTGCAAGTTCTGGTAAATTGATCTGGAATTCAAAACTCTCATCAAAAATAGGGTTGTCTCCATTCTGGGACACTGTCTTGGTTCTTTGCTCAGCACAGTCAGCTGGGATGCCGTGAATCTCCACATATATGTAGGGCTCCACCACATCACCCTTAGCAGCAGAGCCGCGAGGCTTGGGCAGATTCTGACCACTGATGACCTTGATGTGAAGAAGCTGGGCAGACACCCCTGGCAGGGAGTCCCGAGCATTGGCACTGAAGTAGGACACCTCCTCCCTCATGATGGCTGGCCTCAAAACATACCCGCAGTTGCCATTTTGCCTAAACCAGCCTAGGTTGAGGTCCATCATCAGACCTGGTGTCTGGTAGTTCATGGCCACAATCTGGCAGCCACACTTCCAGAAATCCTGGGGGTTCATGTTGCTGGCATCAATTCTCATAGGTGTGGGATATACCCTGGACAGAAAGCGCTTGTTATAACAGACAAATTCCTCTGGGAACTCATTGGCAAACCTGTTTGCATCTACCTCATTGAAGGAGCAAATCTCCCAGTATTTTTGGTCCCTCTTAGAGATCTCAAAGTCCCTAAACTGGACTGACTTGCAGAGGGACACAAGATCAGAGAGCTCCCTGCACAGTCTGAGTCTCTTGCAGCCTAATCCATTTAGGTGGTCCTTCTCATCGGCTCCGACTCTTCGAGACATTTCCAGACCTTCCTCCTCATCCGTCACATCTCCCTCAGCATCAGTGCAGTGTGGTGGAAGCCTCTTTCCCTTGAGGAGGATTTTACCTTTGAGTTTTTCAGGGGAAGGTAGGTAGTTTTCTTCCTTGTTTGGAGGTTCAACATGCAGCTTGTCCCCAAGAATTTTCTTCATGTGCTGTGCCATGACTCTCTGCTGTGGGATGCAGCAGTGGGTCACTAAGCAGAGAATCAGGGGATACTCTGAGCTCTCAAAAGCATATTGGTTTATAATGTCCAGGACTTTCGAGAAAGCTAGATGTGAGGCTACAGAACTACCTACATACACCACTGGTTCATTATCTGGGCCATCCCACACAATGACCTCAATGCTGCGACAGCCCATCCTTAGAGCTCGGATGTAGCTGCTGATGTCTGACGAACCCCAGAAATGGTCTTCCAGAAGGGAGGCATTATGTGACGAGTTGATGTAATAGTGGGACAGAGGCTGGGTCATGTCCTGGCACACACGTTTGTGCTGGGGGTCGAAGATGTGGCATTCGGAGGAGAGGAGGTAGTGCGTAAAGCCATCGATGGAGAGGTagcccctctctctgccttcagCGGATGGCTCAAATTTCTGAACAATATCCCTGCACATGTCTTCTGTTACACCTTCCACACCCTGCTCCACCTCTACAAATAGCATCAGATCTTTACTGTCCAGATACTCCTTGTTACTTGAGAACTGCACAAGTAGGAAGAAAATCTCTGGCCGTGTGCAGAGCTCACAGTAAGCCTCCACAAAGGTGTCCATGTTAATTCCCTCCCCGTATTGGTCTTTAGCTTTCTGGAGTTCCTTGAACTTCAGCTCTATCCTAGACTCTTTCATTCCAGGATTGAGCCCTTTGATTATCTGCGTGGCCCTGAACAGGTCTATGTGTCCATCCTTCTCCATATCAGCTAGCTCAAACACTGAGCCAATCCAAGATGTCCGTAGACTCGGTTGGCTAGGTTCCACCATGTCCACGGTGTGCCGGCCATAAGACACCAGATACCTAAGGCCCATCACCCAGGTGCTGACAACATCTGCTGTGCTGGCTACCAAATCCAAGGACTCATAGTTATCACCGTAGATGATTGAGAAGGCGCATTCATCAGGAAACTGATCTGAGAGACCATTACTGCGAAGAACTGGAGTCTTCTTTCCCAAACGGACCTCCTTAATGCCCTTAATCTCCAGTTTAGCCTTTTCTGAGTCCTTCTTGGATGGCTCCCAACGGAGCCAGTGCATGTCTGGATCCAGCAGGAAGTAGCGGTTGTACATGCGCGAGTTGGAGCGCACCTTCTTCATCTCACAGCCCTCCATCATGAAGGCCATGCAAGCAGCTGTGCTGTTAATCTTGCGGTCACTTGGCATTGAGCTGAAGGACACCGTTTTCTTCCTCACCTGCCTCTGTTTGGAGCCATCCTGCAAACAGAATGGGGTAGGGGGAGGTCGGGGCAGAGAAGGATTTCTTGGTTACACTTTGTATATGAATTCAGGAAACAGTGACTTTAAATAGACACATGCACATTGAATCCTTACATATAAGCACAAGCTGTTACGCTGCTAAAAGATAAAGATGGACATGAAACACTATTCCCATCAGTAAACTGTGCtgagctgctgaatgtgtaaatatgaCAGACAGCTAATTATCAATTGCTTAGCCCCAAACTTTTTTCCTCCCCAGCAGTGAGCCAACATGCTGGGGCCCCATCTTTGTGGAGACGGGACACAATGGTTGACGGGCGCCATGTGTGGTCTTCTTGGACATTTGACTGTTAAAATGGCAAATGCAATCAGTCTGTTTATGATCCTCTGAGATAATCACATGCTTATTTAAAATGCACATCTCCTTGTATAATTATTCTGCTCATATTAGAAATAGCATATCCTCATGTGAGGGCAAAGAACCTCTGGGGTTTTCCCTTGAGACAAATCATAATATATGGCAATGCATGCCGAATGCTCTAATGACAGGGTACAAGACTGGAATGGTTTCATCTCTTAAACAAATGTAAGTgctttaaaatctgtttcacGTTGCCTTATAACTAAAAATGAGATGTGGTTAAATATTCATCCAGTGGGCAACCTCCCATAAATACATTCCAATAACATTACAATGCTTGTTGAAGCTCTGaggttgttgtctctctctcactaccAAAGCAAAAGCCAAAACTTGTGAAAGTAGTAAAACAGGCTCTACACACCACCTGCCATGACATTGCTGAACGTTCCCAGCTTTTAGGTTGTGAGCCTTGCTGGCAGAAAGCAGACAGTGCTGTCCTATTTTCAGACAGGGCTGTGGTTAGCTAGATAGCTGAATGCAGATGGCCTGGTTAAGGGCTTGGAAAATGGGCTTGTTTAATAATGCATACTACAGAGAACAGTACACTAAAATCAAAACTGAATCAATCCACAAATCACTGTTACATGTAAGAGACTTTAAACACAAAGGCATTGAGCCTGTCATTGTTGAAACTCAGACACAGGACAGATTATCCTCAAAATGAATTTTGTGAAACATCAATTATCTAAAGCCACCTAATCATCGATCTCTGTTCCATGTCTGTTGATCATTTTTAGTTAAAAGAAGCCAGAAAGACTATGGAGGAGCGAGGACGTTTCCCTCAAGTCGGTGACTGCCTGAACAGGTCTGATGGATCTCCCCAGAGCATGGTTCAACTCTAGACACACTGAACCCCCCCAAGGCCATCCATCTTCCCCCTGACGGCCAGAGGCAGATGACGCCCAGCACCTCATCACGATTGATGAGCACCACTTGATGCAAAGCTGAAGAAATGACATGATCATCACTCTCTGGTTTTGCCCTTGTTTTACGACCTCTATCTCGTTTCCCGACACATAAGTACTCAATATCATAATtacaaaatctgcaaaaaaaaaacattcgtTAATGTGGATGAGAATATCTTTTTGAAAGTCTGGGCCTTTGCTGGTCTTACACCAGATGGTGTGCTCTGTCCTGACGATGACCCAGGTCAAACGGGCTGCTCACTGTGTGTTAAAATAGAGTTATTCAAGCATTAATTTTCTCCGCCTTGAGAAATACTTGCATGCAATTGTTGTGAGAGCTAGTGCCAAGACCCACAGGCACATGGTAATGCACGTAACCTTGCCAAGACTGTGAGGGTAACGAGGGTGCTGTTGGTTCAGCTGGAGGATAATACAATTCCAACTCTTTCACAGAGGCAACCACGGAGTGAAATAAAGGCATGTCAAACACTTCAcatgagaggcagacagacggtAGCATCAACAATAAAAATCATCTGCCCCCAAACTTGCTTGTGGTTGGATATAAATATTCAAGAGATCACGTTTCACATGTCACATGTTGTGCTCTTTAATGTCACGAACTTGCTCCTATTGCTcaacaagacagaaaacaacagagaacaACTAGGGCGCATCTATGAAGCAGCCCTAAAGGACAGTTGGTGTCTCCTCTGGTATGCTCCTCTGCTATTTGCAAAATCAACCAGATGGACATCTCCTGTGCATTGACTGGGGAATTGGGAATATTTGAAGAAAGCTCTGAGAGACAAAAAGCAGACTGAGCAAATGGCAAGAGGAGGATATCTGTTCAGGTCTGATTGTTTCCAGGCCTTCTTCAGGGAAGTGCTGTCGCCACCGGGGGTCAAAGAGTGGGAGGGTAATCTTTGTGTCTCATTAACATGCTGTTACAATTAGCCGGACGGCCGGGCAGGACGACATGCCGTTACCCTCAGTTCCTGCCTCTCGGTCAAAGCCAAGCAGGCAAAATGTGTCTGTTAAGGATAATTTCACAAATTAGTGGAAGTGAATTCTACCTGCTGATTTGAAATGCAAATTCATGAAGCTGCAGACGTCGAGGTGCAGGACTAATCACCTGCCTCATCAGTGACATGTCTGACATacagcatgtgcacacagaGGCCAGAGCAGCAACAAGATAAACATCTTAATGTCATGAAAacctttttaaatatacatCATATTTCTGGTTCTGTATTTCTCCACGAGTCCCTCTTCTTTCCTTGATTGACCACACTTGTGCTGCACTCTCTCACCATTTTTCACAGCCCCTGGCGTCTTTCCTGGAAGAGATGTCAGtatttctgtttatgtgtgtgtgtgtttgcgtgcttGAGTGCTTCTGACTTGActgcctgttgctgctgtttgctgctgttgccacAGTGACGTGGGGGTATTTTGGTAATCCTCCACACCTCCCCCATCCCCTTTCCTGTGGTGACGCTAGCTGCCCCGGGCTGGGTCAAACACTCCCTGATGGAAGGGTGAAGCTGCTGGGGACGGGGCAGGCTGTGAGACGAGTCCCCAAACATCCTCTGAAGGGCGATGGTATGTCACACTCACTCTCCCTCCCGTCACTCTTGTCACACCCTGATGCTGTGCACCACAAGCAGTACAGTATGACATGGGGAACATAACTCCAGGGAGGCAATTAATGCAACATGAGCTCTCAGGTTGGCTGTTACACTGCAGTGCCTCACTGAGTGGAGTACGCCAAAACACTGACTCCTTAAAATCATACTGTAGGACAAACTATTCTCACAGACTTCCTATCTTTGTATACTTACATAACGATTAGATTTCCAATTACATGTTATATCATCTCTCAAACAAATATACATCTGGTTGGTTTTCCTGCACTCCCTCAGTCTGCCGTCCTTCCTGCAATGCAGCCCTATCAGACAGGCTAATGTCTGCTTCTTCTCTGCAGAGTATAGTGGATGTCTGTGTGGGTGCAACACAGGCGCCCCAACAAAACCCCCAAGAGCTTCCTCTCCTGCCTCATCTCTTGTTATGTCAGAAAGTACAAGCGAAACTAAAAAGTCCTCTCACTCCGACCGCCTGTGCAGATGCATAAACAACTTCACTGCTTTGACGCAGACTGAATGCAATTATACTGTAGAGCAACATTTGAAGGTGAAAGTTAAGCGTCCAAGCTACTGGACGGTGACAGTTTAGTATGACTGGAGTGCTGAGCTGCTTTTGATCACATGGAGGACGAATCTCTCCCCTAAAGGTCTTCCTGTGGGACTCTGGACATACTGCTTCTTTCACTTCTTTGGCCCACTTCCTCCCCGTCCCACCAAAGCTCAAACCGTTCCACCTCCTCATCACGACCGCTACTCCTTGCTCCTAACATATCTCAACTCTAAAACGGGTCTGCAGAAAGTAGTCAGGCGCTGCTGAGCTCCTCTCGCCCACAGAGCTACtgtgtcatttgtgtgtgtgtgtgcagtatgaaTCGGTGAATAAGGCAACAGGGGAGCGTGGGTAATGGGGAGCGAAggcagaacagagcagagcagagccctCTTGATGACGTGCTGTCCAAGATGTGAGTCAGAGTACGTGTGGTGTGTTTACCTGCATGTGTGCTGGAGGATCATAGAATGAAtgtctgcatgcacacagagcATCACTCAACACGGCAAACACATGTGTTCACTGTGTAACATGTTACCATCAGAGCGCCCACTGTTCATGTGCGTAACTAATTCTGGTTCCAGTCACATTGATAATATTACAGTCCAGGTGAGGTAAGTCCCCTCCGATTATCACATTAATGATTTCCATCACAGAAGCTGTCGGCCTTCTAAGAGTTGCTGCCTGGATAAAAAAGAATTCACCATCTCAAGGTTGAATTATTTTCACTATTCCAATGTTTTTATAGAAGTACAATTTCTGTAgatgctttctttttttaatataaattgtAGGTCTGTGTGGTTTGTCGTCCTTGAATCTTCTCAAACAAACTTTACATGCAGCAAAAGAAGTAATGAAGTAAATTACTGCACAAACCAAATTAACAAGTGAAGGTGATTTGATTACTGTGTGAAtgatcattttttgtttttggagaaaGTCCGGCACCGTTCCCTGCAGGAGCACTAGATGTGAAGACCCAGAGAGCTCTGGCTTTTGCCGTGAAGTATTTCACAGCTCAGTAAGCCCCAGTCTATTTGGATGAGGTAGATGGGAGGTCATCGTCAGAACACAagccctctctccccctcctcgaCTCTCGGCTGCCCACCACTACCCCAAGGCACCGCAGTGCCTCTCCCTTCCCACGGACAAGATGGTTACACAAACTGGCATCTGAATCCTGCCACAGAGAGTTTAGGGCAGATTCATTCAGCCTCCAACAGACTCTACTCCCAAAAACTGGATGGAGAGATGCCTccatatatagagagagagggagaaagagaggtaaAGCAGATGTATGCTAAAACTGAGTATTTGCACAAAAGAGATTTAAGGAGCGATTGACAGAATCTGAGAAACATTGCAAGTTCAATGAGCTTAGAGTTAACTTAATTTGTTCAGATGTTTTGGCAACGCTGTGCAACCTCAATGCCAATAAAGCTACTTAAATCAAATTGAAAAACTAAATTCTCATTGGGGGAGAGGAGTGGGAAGGAAAGATAAATACAATGTCAGTAACATTTTGCCTTGGAAACATTGCATTGTTATCTGTCACGCTAATAAAGCATCTTCAAATTGAATACAGATTTTGGAGATAGAAGTGGCGAGGGAGGAATGGAGAGaataaagaaagacagatgaggaaaagagagtcagggggagagagaagctGGGCCTGTCACTGTTTGTCACTGTAATCTCTCGTGTGGGCGACTGCTTTAATTCTCACAGCGGTACTCTCAGCTGCACATCATGCAACTTATCACACCATCTTAGTGCAAgtttcacagaacaccaacataATGTGTGAATAGGTGAAAGAATTGAGGGGGAATGTGCCTGAATTGTGTCTCTGTGCAAGAACGCTTTCACATTTTCACCCAGGTGGTCCATTGTGCACGGCGCTCACTGTGCAGTAAATGCAAAGCCCAGGTTCTGATGGTAATTCTCTTTCTGTGCTCAGATGAAAAGTGGAAATTCCCCAGAGAACTCTGAACAAGCCAGAGAGCACCGAACAGTCTCACTAATTACTGGCCCACAGAGAGAGTGGAGGTCAATGCTATCGAGCTGTGGAACCACAGAAAAAAGGACCAAAAAGCTGCCATCCAGCTTAGATAACTCAGCCGCAAAGCATTTCTGTTCAAGAGTCCATTCAGTTTCACTTATGAAACCACTCACTGCATTCAGTATGGCTCGTGTGCAGGTTTGGTCGGGAATCACATCACACCTTTCTGGGTTCACCGCACATTTTAATGCACAACACGCACTAAGGCTCTCCTGTGGCTTCCCCATCACACCACCCTGGTTCTCCCCAGCTGCTTGACTATCGTCTCGCATCACCAGTGGGGCCAATTATTTCATGCAGAGCCTATTTCATGAGCTCAGCTCAGGTGAGtctgtgtgcgcgcatgtgtgcgtgtgtgcatgcttgttgCTAAGcatgatggagagagacagagagagaccgagagagagacagagagagagagagagagagagagagagatgaggggggTTCAACATTTCCTCAAGATTTTCTGTCTTCCGTAGGCAAGGTGTCCGCTGTCAATCTCCGCTCCTACTCACTCTGAGTGATTGTGGGTCTGTCGGGTCATGTCTGTAATTCTGTAGAAGCCGCGTTAAATAATAACAGACTAATCCTTCTATATGGGAGGAGGGGGACACTGTTTGTCCCTGGATT
This genomic window from Pempheris klunzingeri isolate RE-2024b chromosome 17, fPemKlu1.hap1, whole genome shotgun sequence contains:
- the LOC139216242 gene encoding inactive phospholipase C-like protein 2 is translated as MAGVHASDAASGHFLDPAFGAPPAQGASNTGDAAALPPTGTRTYLEVSAAAQGYGAEGVYTNGRYRDHSSPRIGSGSRENSAERSQGAGNTPCGIMKDGSKQRQVRKKTVSFSSMPSDRKINSTAACMAFMMEGCEMKKVRSNSRMYNRYFLLDPDMHWLRWEPSKKDSEKAKLEIKGIKEVRLGKKTPVLRSNGLSDQFPDECAFSIIYGDNYESLDLVASTADVVSTWVMGLRYLVSYGRHTVDMVEPSQPSLRTSWIGSVFELADMEKDGHIDLFRATQIIKGLNPGMKESRIELKFKELQKAKDQYGEGINMDTFVEAYCELCTRPEIFFLLVQFSSNKEYLDSKDLMLFVEVEQGVEGVTEDMCRDIVQKFEPSAEGRERGYLSIDGFTHYLLSSECHIFDPQHKRVCQDMTQPLSHYYINSSHNASLLEDHFWGSSDISSYIRALRMGCRSIEVIVWDGPDNEPVVYVGSSVASHLAFSKVLDIINQYAFESSEYPLILCLVTHCCIPQQRVMAQHMKKILGDKLHVEPPNKEENYLPSPEKLKGKILLKGKRLPPHCTDAEGDVTDEEEGLEMSRRVGADEKDHLNGLGCKRLRLCRELSDLVSLCKSVQFRDFEISKRDQKYWEICSFNEVDANRFANEFPEEFVCYNKRFLSRVYPTPMRIDASNMNPQDFWKCGCQIVAMNYQTPGLMMDLNLGWFRQNGNCGYVLRPAIMREEVSYFSANARDSLPGVSAQLLHIKVISGQNLPKPRGSAAKGDVVEPYIYVEIHGIPADCAEQRTKTVSQNGDNPIFDESFEFQINLPELAVLRFVVLDDDYIGDEFIGQYTIPFECLQPGYRHVPLQSLTGEFLPNTTLFVHVAITNRRGGGKAHKRGLSVRKGRKAREYTTTKTTGIKVVDELFRASTQPLREATDLRENVQNAMVSFKELCGLTPAANMKQCILTVSTWLMNSERSLRVTVDLSETYPTMEAQGPVPELLRKVLNAYDMMIQTSRILIESADVVYSKLTQAQRAGLDFHEDLHRIGAKEGLKGRKLQKAMESYAWNITVLKGQADLLKHAKSEALDTLRQIHCAAQSCGLSKNGAASPQLQHHPHHQPQQVQIQQQPQAKAYPQPPPLPQSQTQSQPQTAPQAYLHPLPQQLPQLPALPLIQTLSKPPAYPQPPPIPQLQFQVQSQQPLDATPEKEMVSDDPARSC